From a single Fulvivirga ulvae genomic region:
- a CDS encoding helix-turn-helix transcriptional regulator — MTSKKQINRIRVVLAEQDRTNKWLAEKVKKNRTTVSRWCTNDMQPSLETLIKIAAVLNVDVRELLYPTKQK; from the coding sequence ATGACCTCTAAAAAGCAAATCAATAGAATACGAGTAGTCTTGGCTGAGCAAGACAGGACCAACAAATGGCTGGCTGAAAAAGTTAAGAAAAACAGAACGACTGTTTCTCGCTGGTGCACCAATGACATGCAACCTTCCCTTGAAACCCTTATCAAAATTGCCGCCGTACTGAATGTTGATGTCAGGGAGCTTTTATACCCTACAAAGCAAAAGTGA